A region of Salinibacter sp. 10B DNA encodes the following proteins:
- a CDS encoding DUF2520 domain-containing protein, which yields MPDEISPTRTSPVAIVGAGAVGTALARRLVTQGHPVQAVLSRTADSAQALAERVEAPVDSDDVSALPSDVRLVLLCVPDDAIASVAERLATVDHPWADTIVGHTSGAHTAEILSPLADRGAATLSFHPLQTFAPTTPPEAFENILVGVEGKASAVAAGTALAKTIGARPVELTAESKALYHCAAALASNGLVALMAVVEEVFAAADVDAPAVDLVAPLVHQTWQNLKEDSPERSLTGPVARGDRATVESHLDALSDAAPHLVPLYAALSTEMTRTAVRGGHLDSATAEEVLQMLQKPLQSSSNSPDSTGALH from the coding sequence ATGCCGGACGAAATCTCCCCTACCCGTACGTCGCCCGTCGCCATCGTAGGGGCCGGTGCAGTGGGCACGGCGCTCGCCCGGCGGCTCGTGACGCAAGGGCATCCGGTACAGGCCGTGCTCAGCCGAACTGCGGACTCCGCCCAGGCGCTGGCCGAGCGGGTGGAGGCCCCAGTTGATTCCGATGATGTTTCGGCCCTGCCGAGCGACGTGCGGCTCGTGCTCCTCTGCGTCCCCGACGACGCGATTGCCTCCGTGGCCGAGCGGCTTGCAACGGTCGATCATCCGTGGGCGGACACCATCGTGGGCCACACCTCCGGGGCACACACCGCCGAGATCCTGTCGCCGCTGGCGGACCGGGGAGCGGCGACGCTCAGCTTTCACCCGCTCCAAACCTTCGCGCCCACAACGCCGCCCGAAGCCTTTGAGAACATTCTCGTAGGGGTGGAGGGCAAGGCGTCGGCTGTGGCGGCGGGAACTGCCCTCGCCAAAACCATCGGGGCTCGTCCTGTGGAGCTTACCGCGGAAAGCAAAGCCCTGTACCACTGCGCCGCCGCACTGGCCTCGAACGGACTCGTGGCCCTCATGGCCGTGGTGGAAGAGGTGTTTGCGGCGGCAGACGTGGACGCGCCTGCCGTCGACCTCGTGGCCCCGCTCGTACACCAGACCTGGCAAAACCTGAAAGAGGACTCGCCCGAACGCAGTCTCACCGGTCCCGTGGCCCGGGGCGACCGTGCGACGGTCGAGTCGCACCTGGACGCGCTGAGCGACGCGGCCCCACACCTCGTCCCTCTCTACGCCGCCCTCTCCACAGAAATGACCCGCACCGCCGTCCGCGGGGGACACCTCGACAGTGCCACTGCGGAGGAAGTGCTTCAAATGCTCCAAAAACCCCTACAGTCCTCCTCCAATTCTCCAGATTCAACAGGGGCTTTGCATTGA